CCGGTTTTGCTGGCGGTACCGCAGATGCCTTCACCCTGTTTGAACTGTTTGAGCGCAAGCTGGAGATGCACCAGGGTCATCTGGTGAAAGCGGCGGTCGAACTGGCAAAAGATTGGCGTACCGATCGCATGCTGCGTCGCCTTGAAGCGCTGCTGGCGGTCGCTGACGAAAACGCCTCGCTGATCATCAGCGGCAACGGCGACGTTATCCAGCCGGAAAATGACCTGATTGCTATTGGTTCCGGTGGGCCTTACGCCCAGGCAGCGG
The sequence above is drawn from the Pantoea nemavictus genome and encodes:
- the hslV gene encoding ATP-dependent protease subunit HslV, translating into MTTIVSVRRNGQVVIGGDGQATLGNTVMKGNVKKVRRLYNDKVIAGFAGGTADAFTLFELFERKLEMHQGHLVKAAVELAKDWRTDRMLRRLEALLAVADENASLIISGNGDVIQPENDLIAIGSGGPYAQAAARALLENTDIGAQDIVEKALNIAGDICIYTNHNINIEALPSKA